The following coding sequences lie in one Hydrogenophaga sp. PBL-H3 genomic window:
- a CDS encoding ABC transporter ATP-binding protein: MSELLLSAHNLTKRFGGLAAVNDVSVDLHRGRIHAVIGPNGAGKSTLTNLLSGDLPPTSGRITLNGVETAGKSPEKISRLGLGRSYQKTNIFLPFTVWDNVRLAAQSRERHAPWNPLRWVSSASAMGAVNERCERALELAGLTNRASVVAGTTSHGEQRQLEIAMTLATEPTVLLLDEPLAGMGQAEAESMVALLLRLKKNHAIMLVEHDMDAVFTLADQLTVMVNGQVIASGTPAQVRADASVQAAYLGEEH; this comes from the coding sequence ATGAGCGAACTTCTCCTGTCGGCCCACAACCTCACCAAACGCTTTGGTGGACTGGCCGCTGTCAACGACGTGTCGGTCGACCTGCACCGCGGACGCATCCACGCGGTGATCGGCCCCAACGGCGCGGGCAAGTCCACGCTGACCAACCTGCTCTCGGGCGATCTGCCGCCCACCTCGGGCCGCATCACGCTCAACGGTGTGGAGACCGCCGGCAAGAGCCCCGAAAAAATCTCGCGCCTGGGCCTGGGCCGCAGCTACCAGAAGACCAACATCTTCCTGCCCTTCACCGTGTGGGACAACGTGCGCCTGGCCGCCCAATCGCGCGAGCGGCACGCGCCGTGGAACCCGCTGCGCTGGGTGTCTTCGGCCAGCGCCATGGGTGCGGTCAACGAGCGCTGCGAACGTGCGCTCGAACTCGCCGGCCTCACGAACCGCGCCAGCGTGGTCGCAGGCACCACCAGCCACGGCGAACAGCGCCAACTGGAGATCGCCATGACCTTGGCCACCGAGCCCACCGTGCTGCTGCTCGACGAGCCCCTGGCCGGCATGGGCCAGGCCGAGGCCGAGAGCATGGTCGCGCTGCTGCTGCGTTTGAAAAAAAACCACGCGATCATGCTGGTGGAACACGACATGGACGCCGTCTTCACGCTGGCCGACCAGCTCACCGTGATGGTGAACGGCCAGGTGATCGCCAGCGGCACGCCCGCGCAGGTGCGCGCCGATGCTTCCGTGCAAGCAGCCTACCTGGGTGAGGAACACTGA
- a CDS encoding IclR family transcriptional regulator, whose translation MGPTEKPGESVRAVDRALEILMAFTATDHQLTAGELLKRVDLSRPTLYRLLRTLEHSGFIVSSGDPQRFELGPSVAHLAHVWSSSLDIATLAQPMLRRLWDQTGETVALLVHQGNSRICVAELPSAQPLSFKRGLGYREDVTLGASGRAILAHVPIPESYLNKSGETVNVSAYLDRLQQIREQGYAISRDELIQGAVAVAVPFFLGNDKVMGSLAVFGPGVRVDQARVSVFVTLLKEEARKLSQALGQR comes from the coding sequence ATGGGACCAACTGAAAAACCGGGCGAGAGTGTCCGGGCCGTGGACAGAGCGCTGGAAATCCTCATGGCGTTCACGGCAACCGACCACCAACTGACAGCGGGTGAGCTGCTCAAGCGGGTAGACCTGAGCCGTCCAACCCTGTACAGGCTGTTGCGCACGCTGGAACACAGCGGGTTCATCGTGTCGTCCGGTGATCCTCAGCGCTTCGAATTAGGTCCCTCGGTGGCGCACCTTGCACACGTGTGGAGCTCCAGTCTTGACATAGCGACCCTGGCGCAACCGATGCTGCGCCGCTTGTGGGACCAGACGGGCGAGACTGTTGCCTTGCTTGTTCACCAGGGCAACAGTCGAATCTGTGTGGCCGAATTGCCCAGCGCACAGCCGCTCAGTTTCAAACGCGGCTTGGGCTATCGGGAAGACGTGACGTTGGGCGCTAGCGGGCGTGCCATCCTTGCCCATGTTCCCATACCCGAAAGCTATCTGAACAAGAGCGGAGAAACCGTCAATGTGTCGGCCTATCTCGACAGGCTGCAGCAGATCCGGGAACAGGGGTATGCGATAAGCCGGGACGAATTGATCCAGGGCGCGGTGGCGGTTGCTGTGCCGTTTTTTCTGGGGAACGACAAAGTCATGGGGTCTTTGGCCGTTTTCGGTCCTGGTGTGCGCGTGGACCAAGCGCGTGTCAGCGTATTTGTTACGCTCCTCAAGGAAGAAGCACGGAAACTCTCGCAAGCACTTGGGCAGCGCTAG
- a CDS encoding ABC transporter substrate-binding protein — protein sequence MIILMALQSRIAATDVPFVGSVAGPSPTAGAQCKPNLLVTSWQSDVPAEAMGKYLQDKGIKRLSTLTPNFVGGKDKISGLKRFYKGEIVDEIYTPLNQLDFSAELTQLNASKPDAAFAFYPGALGVTFVRQFQQAGLLGKMPLATTNTIEGTAIDAMGAATIGATVADTWTPGMPNPESRRFVAAFEKRFNRMPSAYAAFSYDAAMLLDAAVKTTGGKTDDRKALSKAIASAKFKSLRGDFRFGPNHYPVQNYHVFQVVTGAAGKPEFKLVAENVLKSHADAYVAQCPLK from the coding sequence ATGATCATCCTCATGGCACTTCAGAGCCGCATCGCGGCAACCGATGTTCCGTTCGTAGGATCTGTGGCAGGACCATCGCCAACCGCAGGTGCGCAATGCAAGCCCAACCTGTTAGTTACCTCCTGGCAGAGCGATGTCCCAGCCGAAGCGATGGGCAAGTATCTGCAGGACAAGGGCATCAAGCGCTTGAGCACGCTCACACCCAATTTCGTGGGCGGAAAAGACAAGATTTCAGGCCTCAAGCGGTTCTACAAGGGCGAGATCGTGGACGAGATCTACACCCCGCTGAACCAGCTCGACTTTTCTGCAGAACTCACCCAGCTCAATGCGAGCAAGCCGGACGCAGCTTTCGCCTTCTACCCGGGTGCCCTTGGTGTGACGTTCGTGCGTCAGTTTCAACAGGCCGGGCTCCTCGGGAAAATGCCCTTGGCGACGACCAACACCATTGAAGGCACGGCCATCGATGCGATGGGCGCGGCCACCATTGGGGCCACTGTCGCGGACACTTGGACGCCGGGCATGCCCAATCCGGAGTCGCGCCGGTTCGTCGCAGCGTTCGAGAAGAGGTTCAACCGCATGCCCTCCGCGTACGCCGCCTTCAGCTACGACGCAGCCATGCTGCTTGATGCCGCCGTCAAGACAACAGGCGGCAAAACCGATGACCGCAAAGCCTTGTCCAAGGCGATTGCCTCAGCGAAGTTCAAGTCGCTTCGCGGCGATTTCCGCTTTGGTCCAAACCACTACCCGGTGCAGAACTACCACGTTTTCCAGGTGGTGACCGGGGCTGCGGGCAAGCCCGAGTTCAAGCTGGTCGCCGAAAACGTTCTGAAGTCTCACGCCGACGCCTACGTGGCGCAATGCCCCCTCAAGTGA
- a CDS encoding aromatic ring-hydroxylating dioxygenase subunit alpha, translating into MNKEMSEALTRVGPGTRMGNLMRRYWVPALASSEIPEADGPQVRVQLLGEKLLAFRNSDGKACLIGEFCSHRGVSLYFGRNEHNGIRCAYHGVKFDGMGQCVDVPSAPQACARMHIKGYPCVERGGIVWTYMGPADQQPAPPELEWCTLPPEHVYVSKRLQYSNWLQAMEGGIDTAHVSYVHRYEVDTDPMHQGVKALDYIKADGNVKFEIEQTPFGLSLFGRRNGEPDSYYWRITQWLFPWFTLIAPFGEHALGGHVWVPIDDHSCWAWSINWQPAHPLTDEERTAMEEGKGIHVEYEAPGSFIPKQNRDNDYCMDRVAQREDRSYSGVFGFSAQDYSLQESMGTIQNHEAEKLLPTDKAIVMARRMLHEAALGLADGQTPPALDPSAQHVRPAGVLLPKEQDPVAWAREQLADATKKPVFSL; encoded by the coding sequence ATGAACAAGGAAATGTCTGAAGCGCTCACCCGCGTCGGTCCCGGCACGCGCATGGGCAACCTGATGCGCCGCTACTGGGTGCCGGCACTGGCGTCGAGCGAAATCCCCGAAGCCGACGGGCCGCAGGTGCGCGTGCAACTGCTGGGCGAGAAGCTGCTCGCCTTTCGCAATAGCGATGGCAAGGCTTGCCTGATCGGCGAATTTTGCTCGCACCGAGGCGTGTCGCTGTACTTCGGCCGCAACGAGCACAACGGCATCCGCTGCGCCTACCACGGCGTGAAGTTCGACGGCATGGGGCAATGTGTGGACGTGCCGTCCGCGCCTCAGGCTTGCGCGCGCATGCACATCAAGGGCTACCCTTGCGTGGAGCGCGGTGGCATCGTGTGGACCTACATGGGCCCGGCCGATCAGCAGCCCGCACCGCCCGAGCTGGAGTGGTGCACGCTGCCGCCCGAACATGTGTATGTCTCCAAGCGCCTGCAGTACAGCAACTGGCTGCAGGCCATGGAAGGCGGCATCGACACCGCACACGTCTCTTACGTGCACCGCTACGAGGTGGATACCGACCCGATGCACCAGGGAGTGAAGGCGCTGGACTACATCAAGGCCGACGGCAACGTGAAGTTCGAGATCGAGCAGACGCCCTTCGGCCTGAGTCTGTTCGGCCGCCGCAACGGCGAACCCGATTCGTATTACTGGCGCATCACGCAGTGGCTGTTCCCCTGGTTCACGCTGATCGCGCCGTTTGGCGAGCATGCGCTGGGCGGGCATGTGTGGGTGCCGATCGACGACCATAGCTGCTGGGCTTGGAGCATCAACTGGCAGCCTGCCCATCCCCTCACCGACGAAGAACGCACCGCGATGGAAGAAGGTAAGGGCATTCATGTCGAATACGAAGCGCCCGGCAGCTTCATCCCCAAGCAAAACCGCGACAACGACTACTGCATGGACCGCGTGGCGCAACGCGAAGACCGCTCTTACAGCGGCGTGTTCGGCTTCTCCGCGCAGGACTATTCGCTGCAGGAAAGCATGGGCACGATCCAGAATCACGAGGCCGAAAAGCTACTGCCCACTGACAAGGCTATCGTGATGGCGCGCCGCATGTTGCATGAGGCGGCGCTCGGCTTGGCAGATGGCCAGACCCCGCCCGCGCTGGACCCAAGCGCACAGCACGTGCGCCCCGCCGGAGTGCTGCTGCCCAAGGAACAGGACCCCGTTGCGTGGGCACGCGAGCAGCTCGCCGACGCGACGAAAAAACCGGTCTTCAGCCTTTGA
- a CDS encoding Bug family tripartite tricarboxylate transporter substrate binding protein, with protein MKTHLKLAAAVALAACAATAAWAQGASDWKPSKPVRIIVPIVGSTNDVLARLIGPKLQEALGQPFVVENKPGAGGNIGAYEVSRAAPDGHTLLIGYNGPLAINVTLFDKMPYDPTKDLAPITLAVKSPQYLVVNPATGITDVKDFIAKARANPTKYAYGSVAMGSASHLTMEMMKSGANFRMTHIPYRGAGPAVADLIAGNIQAGFFVPGNVQGFVKEGRLKLLASTGPKRFPSTPDIPTLSESGLKDFEATSWIGLLAPAGTPPAIINRYHEEMVRILNSPDIQKRLHEMEFEIVASSPKQFSDWIGTEIVRWGKVIKDTGAKAE; from the coding sequence ATGAAAACCCACCTGAAACTCGCGGCGGCTGTCGCGCTCGCGGCCTGCGCGGCCACTGCCGCCTGGGCGCAAGGCGCGTCCGACTGGAAGCCCAGCAAGCCGGTGCGCATCATCGTGCCCATCGTCGGCAGCACCAACGACGTGCTCGCTCGCCTGATCGGGCCGAAGCTGCAGGAGGCGCTCGGCCAGCCATTTGTGGTCGAGAACAAACCTGGTGCGGGGGGCAACATCGGTGCATACGAGGTGAGCCGCGCCGCGCCGGACGGCCACACCCTGCTGATCGGCTACAACGGGCCGCTGGCGATCAACGTCACCCTGTTCGACAAGATGCCGTACGACCCTACCAAGGATCTCGCGCCCATCACGCTGGCGGTGAAGTCGCCGCAATACCTGGTGGTGAACCCGGCCACCGGCATCACCGATGTGAAGGACTTCATCGCCAAGGCCAGGGCCAACCCGACCAAGTATGCCTACGGCTCGGTGGCCATGGGCAGCGCCTCGCACCTCACCATGGAAATGATGAAGTCGGGGGCGAACTTCCGCATGACGCATATTCCCTACCGCGGCGCTGGGCCAGCCGTGGCCGATCTAATCGCGGGCAACATCCAGGCCGGCTTCTTCGTGCCCGGCAACGTGCAGGGCTTCGTGAAGGAGGGGCGTCTCAAGCTGCTGGCCTCCACCGGCCCGAAACGTTTTCCGAGTACGCCGGACATCCCGACTCTCAGCGAGTCGGGGCTGAAGGACTTCGAGGCCACCTCGTGGATCGGTCTGCTCGCGCCTGCCGGCACGCCGCCGGCCATCATCAACCGCTACCACGAGGAGATGGTGCGCATTCTCAACTCGCCCGACATCCAGAAGCGCCTGCACGAGATGGAGTTCGAAATCGTCGCGAGCTCGCCCAAGCAGTTCAGCGACTGGATCGGCACCGAGATCGTGCGCTGGGGCAAGGTCATCAAGGACACCGGCGCCAAGGCGGAGTGA
- a CDS encoding SDR family NAD(P)-dependent oxidoreductase → MSAPRLAEKTALITGGGAGIGAAAATLFCREGAAVLLVDADAQALERTRQAIVQALPGARVLCVAANVADEVAARAAVQQCNAQLGGLDILVNNAAMRNYSAAADATPAEWQAMVGVNLVGMSNYCAAALPALRQSGAGSIVNVSSCYAVTGRKGMALYDATKAAQLAYTRSLAFEESSHGVRANAVCPGSTLTDFHVGRAQGSGKSVEQLRTERKDTSLIGRWASPEEIAWPIVWLASSEASFITGTTLMVDGGLHIM, encoded by the coding sequence ATGAGCGCACCCCGACTCGCTGAGAAGACCGCGCTGATCACGGGCGGCGGTGCCGGCATTGGCGCCGCGGCGGCCACGCTGTTCTGTCGCGAAGGCGCGGCCGTGCTGCTGGTGGATGCCGACGCCCAGGCGCTGGAGCGCACCCGCCAAGCCATCGTGCAGGCCCTGCCGGGCGCGCGCGTGCTGTGCGTGGCGGCCAACGTGGCCGACGAGGTCGCCGCGCGCGCCGCCGTGCAGCAATGCAACGCGCAGCTCGGTGGCCTGGACATCCTGGTAAACAACGCCGCCATGCGCAACTACTCGGCCGCCGCCGACGCCACGCCCGCCGAGTGGCAGGCCATGGTGGGCGTGAACCTGGTGGGCATGTCCAACTACTGCGCCGCGGCCTTGCCGGCGCTGCGGCAATCGGGCGCGGGCAGCATCGTCAACGTCTCGTCGTGTTACGCGGTCACCGGCCGCAAGGGCATGGCGCTGTACGACGCGACCAAGGCCGCGCAACTGGCCTACACGCGCAGCCTCGCGTTCGAGGAGTCGTCGCACGGCGTGCGCGCCAACGCGGTGTGCCCCGGTTCCACGCTGACGGATTTTCACGTCGGCCGCGCGCAGGGCTCGGGCAAGAGCGTCGAGCAGCTCAGGACCGAACGCAAGGATACTTCGCTGATCGGGCGCTGGGCCTCGCCGGAAGAGATTGCCTGGCCCATCGTGTGGCTAGCGTCCAGCGAGGCATCCTTCATCACCGGGACCACGCTGATGGTCGACGGTGGCTTGCACATCATGTAG
- a CDS encoding PDR/VanB family oxidoreductase — translation MSTSKLSALVYNMRLEAPGVVSVEFRPATPDTVFPPHAAGSHIDLHLGNGLVRSYSLMNPITDKQRYVVGVLQDRQSRGGSKYVHEKVRVGDVLDISVPRNNFPLEERAQHSVLVAGGIGITPMLCMLNRLASLGRSAELFYFARSRRDAAFLQVLESMESGQLKVRYHFDDEVGASPDLPTLLAAYPADTHFYGCGPGPMLDAFQKACDGLGYTHVHLERFAAVEPVGTPTFNANGCTVELRRSQRIIQVPAGSTILDAMMDAGIIPSYSCKEGICGACETKVLAGEVDHRDSILTQQERAANKSMMICVSGCRSNLLVLDL, via the coding sequence ATGTCAACATCCAAGCTTTCTGCACTTGTCTACAACATGAGGCTTGAAGCACCCGGCGTTGTTAGTGTCGAATTTAGGCCAGCCACACCAGACACTGTCTTCCCACCTCATGCCGCTGGCTCACATATCGACCTTCATCTGGGAAACGGCTTGGTTCGCAGCTACTCGCTGATGAACCCGATCACCGATAAGCAACGCTACGTGGTGGGCGTTCTACAGGATCGTCAGAGCCGTGGGGGGTCGAAGTATGTCCACGAGAAGGTTCGCGTGGGCGATGTTCTGGACATCTCGGTGCCTCGCAACAATTTCCCGCTGGAAGAACGTGCTCAGCACTCCGTGCTGGTTGCAGGTGGCATCGGCATCACACCTATGCTGTGCATGCTCAATCGACTGGCTTCGCTGGGTCGATCTGCCGAGCTGTTCTATTTCGCTCGTTCCCGCCGGGATGCTGCGTTCTTGCAAGTGCTGGAATCGATGGAGTCAGGCCAGCTCAAAGTGCGGTACCACTTCGATGACGAAGTCGGTGCGTCTCCCGACCTGCCAACACTGCTGGCAGCGTATCCGGCCGATACCCATTTCTATGGCTGCGGCCCTGGCCCCATGCTGGACGCGTTCCAGAAGGCTTGCGACGGTCTGGGATACACCCACGTGCATCTGGAACGGTTCGCCGCCGTGGAACCTGTGGGGACGCCGACCTTCAACGCCAATGGCTGCACCGTAGAACTGCGCCGGAGTCAGAGGATCATTCAAGTGCCGGCTGGTTCGACCATTCTCGACGCCATGATGGATGCAGGCATCATTCCTAGCTACAGCTGCAAGGAGGGGATCTGCGGTGCCTGCGAAACCAAAGTTCTGGCTGGCGAGGTGGATCACCGGGACAGCATCCTGACACAGCAAGAGCGAGCTGCCAACAAGTCGATGATGATCTGTGTGTCGGGTTGTCGTTCCAATTTGTTGGTACTGGATCTCTAA
- a CDS encoding citrate synthase, translated as MQPEKDYLSAKEATELLGIKMQTLYAYVSRGMVRSFSGKGTRAKLYSREDVQRIRLRTMAQAGQVAVAASAMNLGPPIVPTSITEITPQGPSYRGQLATDLALKGATFEQVAELLWTGLWHETDLLWKASPITPRDKALLRSIPAEDARHQLIEILSLVAMQLAIGRGPLKDRLRSGRPLDAARGVVHGLIGCFGFLGEGGRYEEAKGGRSVSHSLLVAMSKPVSQEDRRLLDAILVLLADHELSPGTFAARIAASAGTSVHSCIAAAIAASSGTEIAERYEWLDEFQKSAKSTPALISKARKTLSSGQQLPGFNHPLYPAGDPRATVLMDLVRQRSSRPTPVKHVLALVDHLRMEYDMQPRHELAVVLACKSMGLPDGAPSALFVLARTAGWVAHILEQRLSNTMLRPRAKYSSKI; from the coding sequence GGTTCGAAGTTTTTCGGGCAAAGGCACCAGAGCCAAGCTGTACTCACGAGAAGATGTCCAGCGGATCCGCCTTCGAACGATGGCGCAAGCGGGACAAGTGGCGGTCGCTGCATCGGCAATGAATCTGGGCCCCCCCATCGTCCCGACGAGCATCACAGAGATAACACCGCAAGGGCCCAGTTATCGTGGACAGCTCGCGACCGATCTCGCCCTGAAAGGCGCGACGTTCGAACAAGTTGCAGAGCTTCTGTGGACCGGTCTTTGGCACGAGACCGATCTGCTGTGGAAGGCGTCGCCCATTACACCGAGGGACAAAGCATTGTTGCGATCCATTCCCGCAGAGGATGCGCGCCACCAGCTGATCGAGATTCTTTCGCTGGTCGCCATGCAGCTTGCCATCGGCCGAGGTCCGCTGAAAGATCGTTTGCGCTCTGGCCGCCCCCTCGATGCCGCGCGAGGAGTTGTCCACGGACTCATCGGCTGCTTTGGGTTTTTGGGAGAAGGCGGCCGATATGAAGAGGCAAAAGGCGGACGCAGCGTCTCACACAGTCTGCTCGTGGCGATGAGCAAGCCGGTCAGCCAAGAAGACCGTCGACTGCTGGACGCAATTCTGGTGCTGCTCGCGGACCATGAACTGTCCCCCGGAACCTTTGCAGCGCGAATTGCGGCCTCTGCCGGAACCTCTGTACACAGCTGCATCGCAGCGGCCATTGCTGCAAGCTCCGGCACGGAAATTGCGGAGCGCTACGAGTGGCTGGACGAATTTCAAAAGTCTGCGAAAAGCACCCCAGCACTGATTTCCAAGGCCCGGAAAACGCTCTCTTCGGGCCAACAGCTACCCGGCTTTAATCACCCGCTGTACCCAGCGGGTGATCCAAGAGCGACAGTGCTGATGGACTTGGTGAGGCAACGATCTTCACGTCCAACGCCTGTCAAGCACGTATTGGCACTCGTGGACCACCTTCGCATGGAATACGACATGCAGCCGAGACACGAACTTGCTGTCGTTTTGGCATGCAAATCCATGGGGCTTCCGGACGGCGCCCCCTCGGCACTTTTCGTGCTGGCACGCACAGCTGGATGGGTGGCACATATTCTTGAGCAGCGGCTTTCAAACACGATGCTCCGTCCGCGAGCGAAATATTCGTCGAAGATTTGA
- a CDS encoding ABC transporter ATP-binding protein has protein sequence MSAATNALVEAKGLNTHYGASHILRGIDFTVGQGQTIGLMGRNGMGKSTLLKSIMGIVKPSGGKVHVKGRDMTGAPTFEIARQGLAYVPEGRGIFGNLSVRENLVMSARAGTKGQRDWTYDRVLETFPRLAERLNHGGQQLSGGEQQMLTIGRALMTNPDLLILDEATEGLAPLIAREIWRICGLIRESGISSIIVDKNWKHVTQITDRNVILVKGEVVFEGSSEELLSKPELLEQHLGV, from the coding sequence ATGAGCGCAGCGACCAACGCATTGGTGGAGGCCAAAGGTCTCAACACCCACTACGGCGCCAGCCACATCCTGCGCGGCATCGACTTCACCGTGGGCCAGGGCCAGACGATCGGTCTGATGGGCCGCAACGGCATGGGCAAGTCCACGCTGCTCAAATCCATCATGGGCATCGTCAAGCCCAGCGGCGGCAAAGTGCATGTGAAGGGCCGCGACATGACCGGCGCGCCCACCTTCGAGATCGCGCGACAAGGCCTGGCTTATGTGCCCGAAGGCCGCGGCATCTTCGGCAACCTGAGCGTGCGCGAGAACTTGGTGATGTCGGCACGTGCCGGCACGAAGGGTCAGCGCGACTGGACGTACGACCGCGTGCTGGAGACCTTCCCGCGCCTGGCCGAGCGCCTGAACCACGGTGGGCAGCAGCTCAGCGGCGGCGAGCAGCAGATGCTCACCATCGGCCGTGCGCTCATGACCAACCCCGACCTGCTCATCCTCGACGAAGCCACCGAGGGCCTGGCGCCGTTGATTGCGCGCGAGATCTGGCGCATCTGCGGCCTGATCCGCGAGAGCGGCATCAGCAGCATCATCGTGGACAAGAACTGGAAACACGTCACCCAGATCACCGACCGCAACGTGATTCTGGTCAAGGGCGAGGTCGTGTTTGAAGGCAGTTCCGAAGAGCTCCTGTCGAAGCCCGAACTGCTGGAGCAGCACTTGGGTGTATGA
- a CDS encoding ABC transporter substrate-binding protein, with translation MKRRTAIAVAVAMLGAGCAGLPVPVPATPEPLRVIVFPGGFNWPIWVAQQRGYFGQQGLAVQVTPTPNSTFQLKGLIHGEFDLAMTAIDNVIAYREGQGEAGVDGPDLVAVMGADNGFLRLVGAPDIASIADLRGKTLSVDALTTGYAFVLLEMLDRNGLKLDRDYRTERAGGVSQRYQALLQRKHAGTMLITPFDVNAAEQGFKTLGRANEVLGEYQGLVAAVRQSWARENPRRVSAYIRAFTDSVEWLYDPKNKDEAIRIYLGNMPQGTSAQSAEVAYRVLLDVKDGFYRQGRLNMQGVEKVVQLRAKFGPQGKTLRPAAAYVDNSFLNAAMKRR, from the coding sequence ATGAAACGAAGGACAGCAATCGCAGTCGCAGTGGCGATGCTCGGCGCCGGCTGCGCGGGGCTTCCGGTGCCAGTGCCTGCAACACCGGAGCCGCTGCGCGTCATCGTGTTCCCTGGTGGGTTCAATTGGCCCATCTGGGTGGCTCAGCAACGCGGGTATTTTGGCCAGCAAGGTTTGGCAGTTCAGGTAACGCCAACGCCAAACTCGACCTTCCAGCTCAAAGGCCTGATCCATGGGGAGTTCGATCTCGCCATGACCGCTATCGATAACGTTATCGCTTACCGTGAAGGACAGGGTGAAGCGGGAGTTGATGGACCAGACCTTGTCGCAGTGATGGGGGCGGACAACGGGTTTCTTCGTCTGGTGGGCGCACCAGACATTGCCAGCATCGCTGATTTGCGCGGCAAGACCCTTTCGGTGGACGCGTTGACCACCGGCTATGCGTTCGTGCTTCTCGAAATGCTCGACCGAAACGGACTCAAACTGGACCGTGATTATCGAACCGAGCGTGCGGGCGGCGTGTCGCAACGCTACCAGGCGCTTCTTCAACGCAAGCACGCGGGAACGATGCTGATCACACCGTTTGATGTCAATGCCGCGGAGCAGGGGTTCAAGACACTGGGACGCGCCAATGAGGTGTTGGGCGAGTATCAGGGTTTGGTCGCTGCCGTGCGGCAGAGCTGGGCACGCGAAAATCCACGCCGTGTTTCTGCCTACATCCGTGCATTCACTGATTCGGTAGAGTGGCTGTACGACCCCAAGAACAAGGACGAGGCGATTCGTATCTACCTGGGCAATATGCCGCAAGGCACAAGTGCTCAGTCCGCCGAGGTTGCCTATCGTGTTTTGTTGGATGTCAAGGATGGTTTCTACCGACAAGGCCGATTGAACATGCAAGGTGTCGAAAAGGTTGTGCAACTGCGAGCGAAGTTCGGCCCACAAGGAAAGACGCTGCGACCAGCAGCGGCTTATGTGGACAACTCGTTTCTCAATGCAGCGATGAAACGACGGTAA